The following are from one region of the Pseudodesulfovibrio piezophilus C1TLV30 genome:
- a CDS encoding DMT family transporter — translation MLRILLVGVLASLFFSSTFVLNRAMSLEGGHWLWSASLRYFWMLFFLAVWLGVTGKARLGMDALRLFRQHLFFWIVAGSVGFGVFYALITFSSVFTPGWVVAATWQLTILAAPLVLLGFGRRVPLRAVALTLVIFIGVVLVNIEQASVASLSETLWGALPVLVAAFAYPFGNQLVWEARRGEKTWLPTLDHPAMDDAVCRVLLLTLGSLPLWGVLLLVISPPPPSVGQVTQTALVAVCSGVIATSLFLYARHEAKSTAELAAADCTQSMEVVFSLAGETFLLGHVLPGTLGWLGIGLTMLGLILYVKVQARS, via the coding sequence ATGTTACGAATTCTGCTTGTTGGTGTCCTTGCCTCCCTTTTTTTCAGTTCCACTTTTGTCCTTAACCGTGCCATGAGTCTTGAAGGCGGGCATTGGCTTTGGTCCGCGAGTCTGCGTTATTTCTGGATGCTGTTTTTTCTCGCGGTTTGGCTCGGGGTGACGGGGAAGGCTCGGTTGGGGATGGATGCTCTCCGACTGTTCAGGCAGCATCTCTTTTTCTGGATCGTAGCGGGCAGTGTCGGCTTTGGCGTTTTTTATGCTCTGATTACGTTCAGTTCCGTCTTTACGCCAGGATGGGTGGTGGCGGCAACGTGGCAGTTGACAATCCTGGCTGCACCTTTGGTCCTGCTTGGTTTTGGCAGAAGGGTCCCTTTGCGTGCAGTCGCACTGACTCTGGTCATTTTTATCGGGGTTGTTCTTGTGAATATCGAGCAGGCATCCGTGGCCAGTCTTTCTGAGACTCTCTGGGGAGCATTGCCCGTGCTTGTCGCGGCTTTTGCCTATCCTTTCGGCAACCAGTTGGTGTGGGAAGCCAGACGGGGAGAAAAGACGTGGCTGCCGACTCTGGATCACCCGGCCATGGACGATGCTGTTTGTCGTGTCCTGTTGCTGACACTGGGATCACTGCCCTTATGGGGAGTCCTGCTCCTCGTGATATCACCACCTCCACCTTCTGTCGGACAGGTCACGCAGACAGCTCTTGTCGCGGTTTGTTCGGGAGTCATTGCCACCAGTCTGTTTCTCTACGCCCGCCATGAGGCCAAATCCACGGCAGAGCTTGCCGCAGCTGATTGCACGCAGTCCATGGAGGTGGTTTTTTCCCTTGCCGGGGAGACATTCCTGTTGGGCCATGTCTTGCCGGGAACTCTCGGATGGCTTGGCATTGGACTGACGATGCTTGGATTGATTCTGTATGTTAAGGTGCAAGCTCGCAGCTGA
- the typA gene encoding translational GTPase TypA, with protein MTTKTTNEKLRNIAIIAHVDHGKTTLVDAMFKQSGLFREGQEMDDRIMDSMDLERERGITISAKNCSVSWRDVKINIIDTPGHADFGGEVERSLSMADGAILLVDASEGPLPQTRFVLKKALEQGLALMVVINKVDRQDARPSEVLNEIYDLFIDLDATEDQLDFPLLYAIGRDGIAMETPEERGENLHILLDMVVDKVPGPSYDENEPFQMLVSDLSYSDYLGRLAIGKVHHGSVKSNDQLICLADEGKEVSLKVTKLQTYDGLKVVPTDTCNPGDIVVVAGIEDVHIGDTICTKESPKALPRITVDEPTVSMRFGINTSPLAGKEGIHVQTNKIRERLQKETLLNVAIQVEDTENRDAYLVKGRGEFQMAILVEQMRREGFELSVGRPEVIFKFKDGKKLEPIEHLFVDCDEDFMGIVTEKIQTRKGRMTNMVNNGTGRVRLEFSVPSRALIGYRDEFLTDTKGTGIMNSYLEGYGEYRGEFNSRYTGSLVGDRTGKAVAYGIFNLEPRGRMFVVPGDPLYEGMIIGEHNRDNDINVNPSKEKKLTNMRASGKDEAVILTPVKPMTLEYALNFIKDDELVEVTPESIRLRKIELSALVRHRTDGKKKKGKE; from the coding sequence ATGACCACCAAGACGACAAACGAAAAACTTCGCAATATCGCCATTATCGCCCACGTCGATCATGGCAAGACCACCCTTGTGGATGCCATGTTCAAACAGTCCGGCCTGTTCCGCGAGGGACAAGAAATGGACGACCGCATCATGGACTCCATGGACCTGGAACGGGAGCGCGGTATTACCATTTCCGCCAAGAACTGTTCTGTCTCCTGGAGAGATGTCAAAATCAACATCATTGATACTCCCGGTCACGCCGACTTCGGCGGTGAAGTGGAGCGCTCCCTGTCAATGGCCGATGGTGCCATTCTCCTCGTCGATGCATCCGAAGGCCCACTGCCCCAGACCCGCTTTGTCCTCAAGAAAGCACTGGAGCAAGGACTCGCCTTGATGGTCGTCATCAACAAGGTTGACCGCCAGGATGCCCGCCCGAGCGAAGTGCTCAACGAAATTTACGACCTGTTCATTGATCTGGATGCAACTGAAGATCAACTGGACTTCCCGCTGCTGTACGCTATCGGCCGTGATGGTATTGCCATGGAAACCCCTGAAGAGCGCGGTGAGAACCTGCACATCCTGCTCGACATGGTTGTGGACAAGGTCCCCGGCCCTTCCTACGACGAGAACGAACCATTCCAGATGCTCGTCTCAGACCTCTCCTACTCCGATTATCTGGGCCGTCTCGCCATCGGCAAGGTCCACCACGGATCAGTCAAATCCAACGACCAGTTGATCTGTCTGGCTGACGAAGGCAAAGAGGTCTCCCTCAAAGTCACCAAACTCCAGACCTACGACGGTCTGAAAGTCGTTCCCACTGATACGTGTAATCCCGGAGACATCGTCGTTGTCGCCGGTATCGAAGATGTTCACATCGGCGACACCATCTGTACCAAGGAATCCCCCAAGGCTTTGCCCCGTATCACGGTTGACGAACCCACGGTTTCCATGCGCTTCGGAATCAACACCTCGCCTCTGGCAGGCAAGGAAGGCATTCACGTTCAGACCAACAAGATCCGCGAACGCCTTCAGAAAGAAACCTTGCTCAACGTCGCTATTCAAGTGGAAGACACCGAGAACCGTGACGCTTATCTGGTCAAGGGACGAGGCGAATTTCAGATGGCCATTCTCGTGGAACAAATGCGCCGCGAAGGATTTGAACTGTCCGTCGGTCGCCCTGAAGTCATTTTCAAATTCAAGGATGGCAAGAAGCTGGAACCCATTGAACACCTCTTCGTTGATTGTGACGAAGATTTCATGGGCATCGTCACCGAGAAAATTCAGACTCGCAAAGGCCGAATGACCAATATGGTCAACAACGGAACAGGACGCGTTCGCCTCGAATTCTCCGTCCCTTCCCGCGCACTCATCGGGTATCGGGATGAATTCCTCACTGACACCAAGGGAACCGGCATCATGAACTCCTATTTGGAGGGATATGGCGAATATCGTGGAGAATTCAACTCACGGTACACCGGATCTCTGGTCGGAGACCGGACTGGCAAGGCTGTTGCGTACGGTATCTTCAACCTGGAACCACGCGGTCGTATGTTTGTCGTTCCCGGCGATCCTCTTTACGAGGGAATGATCATCGGTGAGCACAATCGGGACAATGACATCAACGTCAACCCGTCCAAGGAAAAGAAGCTGACCAACATGCGCGCCAGTGGAAAAGATGAAGCAGTCATCCTGACTCCGGTCAAACCCATGACTCTCGAGTACGCCCTGAACTTCATCAAGGATGACGAGTTGGTCGAGGTCACCCCGGAATCGATTCGCTTGCGCAAGATCGAGTTGTCCGCTCTTGTTCGTCACCGGACTGATGGCAAGAAGAAAAAGGGTAAAGAATAA
- the aspA gene encoding aspartate ammonia-lyase: protein MNEYRMEHDSLGEILVPEDAYYGVQTLRARDNFHITGIPMAHYPRLIEALAYVKLAAADANASLGLLSEEKSRAIVRACEELVSGKLHDQFVVDIVQGGAGTSANMNANEVICNRALELMGFKLGDYDHLHPLNDVNMSQSTNDVFPSALNIALILDLRELMDAMRVLQKTFAAKGLEFADVLKMGRTQLQDAVPMTLGQEFTAWSVMIGEDVQRVDEAEDLVYEINMGATAIGTGLNAHPDYARTVTEKLIEVTTLNLTMSPDLVEATQDTGVYVQLSGVLKRVAVKLSKICNDLRLLSSGPRCGLNEINLPPMQPGSSIMPGKVNPVIPEVVNQVAFAVVGNDVTVSMASEAGQLELNVMEPVIGYSLFQSINMLRRGCLTLADKCVSGITANRERCRELVEHSIGLVTALNPHIGYEKSAEIAKEAMRTGGSVYQIVLDKGYLSKDELDDILKPENMIKPRYLRCSPDRVEKTALCEKEANS, encoded by the coding sequence ATGAATGAATACAGAATGGAACATGATAGTCTCGGCGAGATACTTGTTCCTGAAGATGCCTACTATGGTGTGCAAACCCTTCGGGCCAGAGATAATTTTCATATTACCGGAATTCCCATGGCTCATTATCCGCGTTTGATCGAAGCATTGGCGTATGTCAAACTCGCTGCCGCCGATGCCAATGCCTCTCTCGGGCTCTTGTCCGAGGAGAAAAGTCGGGCCATCGTCCGTGCCTGCGAAGAATTGGTTTCCGGAAAATTGCATGATCAATTTGTCGTTGATATCGTGCAAGGTGGGGCAGGGACGTCGGCAAACATGAACGCCAATGAAGTTATCTGCAACCGAGCTTTGGAACTGATGGGTTTCAAGCTGGGAGATTATGACCATCTGCATCCGTTGAATGATGTTAATATGTCCCAATCCACCAATGATGTTTTTCCGTCAGCGCTCAATATAGCCTTGATCCTCGACCTGCGCGAGCTTATGGACGCCATGCGCGTCCTTCAGAAAACCTTTGCTGCCAAAGGGCTGGAATTTGCCGATGTCCTCAAAATGGGCCGAACGCAATTGCAGGATGCTGTCCCAATGACGTTAGGTCAGGAATTCACGGCGTGGTCCGTGATGATCGGCGAAGATGTACAGCGTGTGGACGAAGCCGAGGACCTCGTCTACGAGATCAATATGGGAGCCACGGCAATCGGAACAGGATTGAACGCACATCCTGACTATGCACGAACTGTGACAGAAAAACTTATCGAGGTGACAACACTGAATCTGACCATGTCGCCGGATCTGGTGGAAGCAACACAGGATACGGGGGTCTATGTTCAGCTTTCTGGGGTATTGAAACGGGTTGCGGTCAAACTCTCAAAAATTTGTAATGATTTGAGGCTGCTCTCGAGCGGACCTCGATGTGGTTTAAACGAGATCAACCTGCCTCCCATGCAACCCGGATCATCCATCATGCCGGGTAAGGTCAATCCTGTTATCCCGGAAGTCGTGAATCAGGTCGCTTTTGCGGTGGTAGGGAATGATGTCACTGTTTCCATGGCCAGCGAGGCCGGGCAGTTGGAATTGAATGTGATGGAGCCTGTTATCGGGTATTCTCTCTTTCAGTCCATCAATATGTTGCGTCGAGGGTGTCTGACGCTGGCGGACAAGTGCGTATCAGGTATTACAGCAAATAGGGAGCGATGCAGGGAACTGGTCGAACATTCCATCGGACTCGTCACAGCCCTTAATCCGCATATCGGGTATGAGAAGTCTGCCGAGATAGCCAAGGAAGCAATGAGAACCGGAGGATCGGTGTATCAGATCGTGTTGGACAAGGGATACCTGAGCAAAGATGAATTGGACGATATTCTGAAACCGGAAAACATGATCAAGCCGCGATATCTGCGGTGCTCTCCTGATAGAGTCGAAAAGACAGCCTTGTGTGAGAAAGAAGCCAATTCATAG
- a CDS encoding substrate-binding periplasmic protein, giving the protein MQRFQKLDRLLRFLVLLASILFACALSGHARETPKALIVAVPPQGWPPYVIVDKVHFRFAGIMLDVMEEIARVHGIPITYAVSPELRNSLLVKDGEVDAYPKAREWVDNPDQYLWTDPIIVSSDVLIYRKPRFPKPPESLIGLSIGIVHGFNYPTLQPLLDRKLIHSHKANTTKQLLMMIQRGRLDGAITNKTVAEWIMRNSPEIKADTFQYGKKPIASAPYRFAFNKNTCSQVFIKSFNRELATMKKDGRMATILLKYK; this is encoded by the coding sequence ATGCAACGCTTTCAGAAACTCGACAGACTTCTCCGGTTCCTTGTCCTCCTCGCCAGCATACTCTTTGCTTGCGCGCTTTCGGGCCATGCCCGAGAGACCCCCAAGGCTCTTATTGTTGCAGTGCCCCCTCAAGGCTGGCCTCCCTATGTCATCGTGGATAAAGTTCATTTCCGGTTCGCAGGTATCATGTTGGATGTGATGGAAGAAATAGCCCGCGTACACGGAATTCCCATCACTTATGCAGTGTCACCTGAATTGCGAAACAGTCTGCTCGTGAAAGATGGGGAGGTTGACGCTTATCCGAAAGCTCGGGAATGGGTTGATAATCCGGATCAGTATCTCTGGACCGATCCGATCATCGTATCCAGTGACGTGCTCATCTACCGCAAACCACGCTTCCCTAAACCTCCGGAATCACTCATCGGATTGAGCATAGGCATTGTTCATGGTTTCAATTATCCCACCCTACAGCCCCTGCTCGACAGAAAACTCATTCATTCCCACAAAGCCAATACGACCAAACAACTCCTGATGATGATACAACGCGGCCGACTTGATGGGGCAATCACCAACAAGACCGTTGCTGAATGGATTATGAGAAACTCACCGGAAATCAAGGCCGACACTTTTCAATACGGCAAGAAGCCGATAGCAAGCGCCCCATACAGATTCGCCTTTAACAAGAACACGTGCAGTCAAGTATTCATTAAAAGTTTTAACCGGGAATTGGCGACAATGAAAAAGGATGGCCGCATGGCAACCATCCTTTTAAAATACAAATAA
- a CDS encoding septal ring lytic transglycosylase RlpA family protein encodes MTLSSRMTRGGELMRRIIMLLGIALFTTMAGCASINPFQKHVYSTPPGKTDSAVARSYDPKIKPYTVLGRTYYPLKNAAGYDEVGMASWYGEDFHGKKTANGQHYNMYGVSAAHKTLPLGTRVRVTNLANKRSVVLVVNDRGPFVRGRILDLSYGAAKELGTVEQGVARVRITALSSMPAKTRTVARTALKYYSVRVGAFALRDNAERTYKQLLASGYHNANITTIVSKGVRLHVVQAGSFISRDKAEQVQQRLKPEFPTCYIIS; translated from the coding sequence ATGACATTATCAAGTCGCATGACGAGAGGTGGAGAGTTGATGCGTCGGATCATCATGCTGTTGGGTATAGCCCTTTTTACGACCATGGCGGGATGTGCATCCATCAACCCGTTCCAGAAACATGTCTACTCCACCCCTCCCGGCAAAACGGATTCTGCCGTTGCCCGAAGTTACGATCCCAAGATCAAGCCCTATACAGTCCTTGGCAGGACATATTATCCCCTGAAGAATGCAGCCGGATATGATGAAGTCGGTATGGCCTCTTGGTATGGTGAAGATTTTCATGGTAAAAAAACAGCCAATGGTCAGCATTACAATATGTATGGTGTTTCGGCTGCACACAAGACGCTCCCTTTGGGGACACGGGTCAGGGTGACAAATCTTGCCAATAAACGGTCTGTTGTCCTGGTCGTCAATGATCGTGGGCCGTTTGTCCGGGGGCGGATTCTTGACCTTTCCTATGGGGCAGCAAAAGAATTGGGGACAGTCGAGCAGGGGGTGGCCAGAGTCCGAATCACGGCTCTTAGTTCGATGCCTGCAAAGACTCGGACTGTTGCCCGGACAGCTCTCAAATATTACTCAGTTCGCGTCGGAGCGTTTGCGCTTCGGGACAATGCGGAACGCACATACAAACAACTCCTTGCCTCCGGATACCATAATGCCAATATTACCACTATTGTCAGCAAGGGGGTTCGCCTGCATGTTGTCCAGGCCGGGAGTTTTATCAGTCGGGATAAGGCAGAACAAGTTCAGCAAAGGCTCAAGCCGGAATTTCCGACTTGTTACATCATTAGCTGA
- a CDS encoding glycine zipper domain-containing protein codes for MKKIFVTSILFCFLATGFGCAANRAQQGASVGGLAGATIGALTFKNKLLGAAVGAGVGVLMGYIVGNEWDKSDEQKVQRVLETTKSGETTSWQNPDTGESYSATPDLPYMADNKVYRDIVIKDEKEGHTVMAKAWRDDHGVWHLKQ; via the coding sequence ATGAAGAAAATTTTCGTCACATCAATACTCTTCTGCTTCCTGGCCACCGGATTCGGATGCGCCGCCAACAGGGCACAACAGGGAGCATCTGTCGGAGGTCTGGCTGGAGCCACCATTGGTGCGTTGACATTCAAGAACAAACTCCTCGGTGCCGCAGTCGGAGCCGGTGTCGGAGTCCTCATGGGGTACATCGTAGGCAATGAATGGGACAAGAGCGACGAGCAAAAGGTCCAACGCGTTCTTGAAACGACCAAGTCAGGCGAGACAACATCCTGGCAGAACCCTGATACCGGCGAATCATACTCGGCAACTCCGGATTTGCCCTACATGGCAGACAACAAGGTCTACCGGGATATCGTCATCAAGGATGAAAAGGAAGGGCATACAGTCATGGCCAAGGCTTGGCGCGATGATCACGGCGTCTGGCACCTGAAGCAGTAA
- a CDS encoding hybrid sensor histidine kinase/response regulator has protein sequence MPMKIMIKFCLFLVLTCLVPNGAQAEKAKKNVLYLNSYHDGYQWSDSIMDGVRSILDESEFKINLQVEYMDFKRYEHDAVSGMLLRLYKEKFAHEAFDVVMAVDDDAFMFASEFRNELFPGVPLVFCGVNDLKDGALKQGNVTGLVENFNLMQTLDVALKLHPDKRRMIVVGDTSTAGLAIKQQVEHGVEKYQPHLEVEYWTRLTLAEVLERVKVLPSDTFLFFIPYYQTIGGRFYTAEDVMAAIYRHSAVPIYTAWEFLLGNGAVGGRMLSGFKHGQQAASVALRILKGESADSIPVFKEPTGEYVFDYQVLWRLGITEELLPPNSRLINAPSPFYELPKELFWTIIVSFVLLLVVMAFLVTTMTERRKVERKIKDQLAFQETLMDAVPQLVSWKDRQGIYLGTNRAFAEFFGGEGSGNGVNWLAKNDTRDPEHVAWATGADLTVLSQGVGLRKVRRKLMDANGNHAWLEINKVPIHDQAGAIVGVLSTAENITKERNLEKQLLQSQKMEAIGTLAGGIAHDFNNILTSIINSTELAVGDVDSDSVTSKDLQRVLKAARRGGRVVKQILAFSRPSTEGFRSTDVGSVVSEVLGLLEASMPSNIRVRSSIAPMLDFVRADPTQLHQVAMNLCTNSFHALRGKGGIIEVRVDQAVLAKEDARILGLAPGEYVRMSIEDNGPGIPPEIIDKIFDPFFSTKDKTEGTGLGLSVVHGIIRSHGGGLQVTGRTGGGTVFEIYLPKVDKSDVELPSSGTFTIPGWAHVLFVEDDYDQLHTTPRLLRTMGYEVTAIRDPEEAIVRVKGMPHIFDLLITDYDMPGMSGTQLAIEVAHHVPNMPIILVSGREDAATAAAHLPNIRQVVIKPYDKDDLSEAISAVMNSK, from the coding sequence ATGCCCATGAAAATAATGATCAAATTTTGTCTTTTTCTGGTTTTGACCTGTTTGGTACCCAATGGGGCACAAGCGGAAAAAGCCAAAAAGAATGTTCTCTACCTCAATTCATATCATGACGGATATCAGTGGTCTGACTCCATTATGGATGGGGTTCGATCAATTCTTGATGAGAGCGAATTCAAAATAAATCTTCAAGTCGAATATATGGATTTCAAGCGGTATGAGCATGATGCCGTTTCTGGAATGCTTCTTCGGCTCTACAAGGAAAAATTCGCGCATGAAGCCTTCGATGTCGTGATGGCCGTGGATGACGATGCCTTCATGTTTGCAAGTGAATTTCGAAATGAATTGTTTCCGGGTGTCCCGCTGGTCTTCTGCGGTGTGAACGATTTGAAGGACGGAGCGCTTAAGCAAGGCAACGTGACTGGTCTCGTGGAGAATTTCAACCTGATGCAGACTTTGGATGTCGCCCTCAAGTTGCATCCGGATAAGAGACGGATGATTGTCGTGGGAGATACTTCCACCGCCGGATTGGCTATCAAGCAGCAGGTTGAGCATGGTGTCGAGAAGTACCAGCCGCATCTTGAAGTTGAATACTGGACTCGACTGACGCTGGCTGAAGTGCTTGAACGGGTCAAGGTGCTGCCATCGGATACCTTCTTGTTTTTCATCCCGTACTATCAGACCATTGGCGGGCGCTTTTACACTGCTGAAGATGTCATGGCCGCCATTTATAGGCATTCCGCTGTTCCTATTTACACGGCATGGGAGTTCCTGCTGGGTAATGGTGCAGTGGGGGGAAGGATGTTGTCGGGCTTCAAGCATGGGCAACAGGCTGCATCTGTCGCCCTTCGGATTCTCAAAGGGGAATCCGCAGACAGCATCCCTGTCTTTAAGGAGCCGACAGGTGAATATGTCTTCGATTATCAAGTCTTATGGCGGTTGGGTATCACAGAAGAGCTTTTACCTCCTAACAGCCGTCTGATCAACGCACCGAGTCCATTTTATGAGTTGCCCAAGGAACTCTTCTGGACCATTATCGTGAGTTTTGTGCTGCTCTTGGTTGTCATGGCATTTTTGGTCACGACCATGACTGAACGGCGTAAGGTTGAAAGAAAAATCAAGGACCAGTTGGCTTTTCAGGAAACATTGATGGACGCTGTCCCTCAGCTTGTTTCATGGAAGGATCGTCAAGGAATATATCTCGGAACCAATCGGGCCTTTGCAGAATTCTTCGGTGGTGAAGGAAGCGGTAATGGGGTGAATTGGCTGGCCAAAAATGACACACGTGATCCTGAGCATGTTGCCTGGGCAACCGGGGCAGACTTGACTGTGTTGAGTCAAGGGGTAGGGCTCAGGAAAGTTCGACGCAAACTCATGGATGCCAATGGCAATCATGCGTGGCTTGAGATCAACAAGGTGCCCATTCATGATCAGGCCGGAGCGATCGTCGGTGTATTGAGCACGGCCGAGAATATTACCAAGGAGCGCAATCTCGAAAAACAGCTTCTGCAATCACAAAAGATGGAAGCTATTGGAACTCTGGCCGGAGGAATTGCACATGATTTCAATAACATATTGACATCAATTATCAACTCTACAGAGCTGGCCGTGGGAGATGTTGATTCGGATTCAGTGACCAGTAAAGATTTGCAACGGGTGCTGAAGGCCGCGCGGCGTGGTGGCCGGGTGGTGAAGCAGATTCTCGCTTTTAGTCGGCCTTCCACCGAGGGATTCCGCTCAACGGATGTCGGGAGTGTTGTTTCAGAAGTCCTCGGTCTTCTCGAGGCCTCCATGCCCAGTAATATTCGGGTACGTTCAAGTATCGCTCCCATGCTTGACTTTGTCCGTGCAGACCCGACTCAGTTGCACCAGGTGGCCATGAATCTCTGCACGAATTCATTTCATGCTCTGCGAGGGAAGGGCGGTATTATCGAAGTCCGCGTGGACCAGGCTGTTCTCGCCAAGGAAGATGCCCGTATCCTGGGGCTGGCTCCCGGTGAATATGTTCGTATGAGTATTGAGGACAACGGACCTGGTATTCCTCCTGAAATTATTGATAAGATATTTGATCCGTTTTTTTCTACTAAGGATAAGACCGAAGGCACCGGGTTGGGGCTTTCCGTAGTGCATGGTATTATACGCAGTCACGGAGGAGGGCTTCAGGTTACCGGCAGGACCGGCGGCGGCACTGTTTTTGAAATTTATTTGCCCAAAGTGGACAAAAGTGACGTTGAATTACCCAGCAGCGGTACATTCACGATTCCGGGATGGGCGCACGTCCTTTTCGTGGAAGACGATTATGATCAATTGCACACCACGCCGCGTCTGCTCAGGACCATGGGGTATGAAGTGACAGCGATTCGAGACCCGGAAGAGGCCATTGTCCGTGTCAAGGGAATGCCACATATATTCGACCTGCTTATCACTGATTATGACATGCCTGGCATGAGCGGGACTCAATTGGCAATAGAAGTTGCTCATCATGTCCCCAATATGCCGATTATCCTGGTTTCCGGTCGTGAAGATGCTGCGACTGCCGCTGCCCACTTGCCCAATATCCGTCAGGTGGTTATCAAACCATATGACAAGGATGACCTGTCAGAAGCGATTTCGGCGGTCATGAATTCGAAATAA
- a CDS encoding sigma-54-dependent transcriptional regulator translates to MANILIIDDDFEVCETMESLITRLTHQCDAAHTLEEGLRLARANEYDVVFLDVRLPDGNSLDMLPDIMALPTPPEVIILTGKGDPDGAELAIVGGAWDYLLKPSSVREISLTLGRALKYHEEKVGKDKGDSLDLANVVGASPSIRASFELMAQAARSDTNVLINGHTGTGKELFASTIHANSKRRSGQFVVVDCAGLTESLVESTLFGHRKGAFTGAQSDRIGLIKLADGGTLFLDEIGEIPLSIQKAFLRVLQERTFRPVGDTREQTSNFRLIAATNKDLDQMVEKGEFRSDLLFRIKTMRILLPPLSQRPEDIRPLAEFRVKRLCEQYGMGEKAFGSDFFSTLESYSWPGNIRELFNILERAVIAAGDEKTLYTMHLPRTLRIQVAKSQIKRMTGSEVVADVPVAPGGGGVWKIGQEIFEDIFDQELPTLREFKGIAEKVYLGELIRQCGGDLQKILKASQLSRSHFYSLLKKYGLSL, encoded by the coding sequence GTGGCGAATATATTGATCATAGATGATGATTTCGAAGTCTGCGAAACCATGGAAAGCCTCATCACACGGCTGACGCATCAGTGCGATGCTGCCCATACGCTTGAAGAGGGACTCCGACTCGCCCGAGCTAATGAATATGATGTTGTTTTTCTGGATGTCCGTCTCCCGGATGGCAATAGTCTGGATATGTTGCCAGACATAATGGCTCTGCCGACACCACCGGAAGTGATTATTCTCACCGGAAAAGGTGATCCTGACGGAGCCGAATTGGCGATTGTGGGAGGAGCTTGGGATTATCTCCTCAAGCCTTCGAGTGTTCGGGAAATATCCCTAACCCTTGGTCGTGCATTGAAATATCATGAAGAGAAGGTTGGCAAGGACAAGGGAGATAGCCTTGATCTCGCGAATGTTGTCGGAGCGAGTCCCTCCATTCGAGCCAGCTTCGAACTCATGGCTCAGGCTGCCCGCTCGGATACCAACGTCCTCATCAATGGGCATACTGGAACCGGAAAAGAACTTTTCGCTTCGACCATTCATGCCAACTCCAAGCGGAGAAGCGGACAGTTCGTCGTGGTTGATTGTGCTGGGTTGACTGAATCTCTGGTCGAGTCAACGCTATTTGGCCATCGCAAAGGGGCGTTTACCGGAGCACAATCAGACAGGATCGGTTTGATCAAGTTGGCCGACGGTGGAACACTCTTTCTGGATGAGATTGGTGAGATTCCTCTTTCCATTCAGAAAGCGTTTTTGCGCGTGTTGCAGGAACGAACTTTTCGTCCTGTCGGTGATACTCGTGAACAGACAAGTAATTTCAGGTTGATAGCAGCTACCAACAAAGATTTGGACCAAATGGTCGAAAAGGGAGAATTTCGCTCTGACCTCCTCTTTCGTATTAAAACAATGCGTATTTTGCTGCCTCCCCTTTCTCAAAGGCCGGAAGATATTCGCCCGTTGGCTGAATTTCGAGTCAAAAGGTTGTGCGAGCAATACGGCATGGGAGAGAAGGCTTTTGGCTCGGATTTCTTTTCCACGCTTGAGAGCTATTCCTGGCCGGGAAATATTCGGGAACTGTTTAATATCCTTGAGCGAGCCGTCATCGCTGCCGGGGATGAAAAGACACTTTACACCATGCATTTGCCCCGGACTCTTCGTATTCAGGTAGCCAAGTCGCAGATCAAAAGAATGACGGGGTCGGAAGTCGTCGCTGATGTCCCTGTCGCGCCCGGCGGTGGGGGAGTCTGGAAAATTGGACAGGAAATTTTTGAAGATATTTTCGATCAGGAGTTGCCAACCTTAAGGGAATTCAAGGGGATAGCAGAAAAAGTCTACCTTGGGGAATTGATCCGCCAATGCGGTGGTGATCTGCAAAAAATTCTCAAGGCTTCGCAACTTTCTCGTTCTCATTTCTATTCTTTATTGAAAAAATATGGATTGTCGCTCTAA
- a CDS encoding HU family DNA-binding protein → MTKAELVAKIADKNGSSKAQAEASMNAILDTIKDELAAGSKITLTGFGTFSVSERKARTGRNPRTGDEIKIPACKVAQFKPGKVLKEAVK, encoded by the coding sequence ATGACCAAAGCAGAACTTGTTGCAAAAATCGCTGACAAGAACGGCTCCTCCAAAGCACAGGCTGAAGCTTCAATGAATGCCATTCTTGACACCATCAAGGACGAACTGGCCGCAGGGAGCAAGATTACCCTGACCGGTTTCGGCACCTTCAGCGTGAGCGAACGTAAGGCCCGTACTGGCCGTAACCCCCGTACCGGTGATGAAATCAAGATCCCGGCATGCAAGGTTGCTCAGTTCAAGCCTGGAAAGGTTCTGAAAGAAGCCGTCAAGTAA